A portion of the Microlunatus phosphovorus NM-1 genome contains these proteins:
- a CDS encoding M24 family metallopeptidase, which translates to MARILDTARDRGPVEEDSTAPLEPMPLGLDIEARRAEIDERKLGLDRLAKLRAELAKFDYAAALLSDPINIRYATGSRNMAVWTMHAPGRYVFVPVDGPVVLFEYGTPVQMEAQGVFNLATVDEVRPARPWFFFDSGPRVAEKVQWWATEVISLMRQHSGGNNRLAVDRCEPWGAQLLIDAGFRLFDAQAPMELGRAVKTSEELKCLQLSVDVADIGISRMRRALRPGITENQLYAILHETNVAHDGEWVECKLLTSGERTNPWFQECSNRVIQPGDIVAFDTDMVGPYGYLADLSRSWVCPGRKPTAEQRRLYEIAQEQVLFNMDLLKPGLSFQEFADRCWHIPEEFIPNRYAMTLHGSGMVDEYPNLAHVVDWEAKGYDGIFEENMVLSVESYIGEVGGKEGVKLEQQVRITATGAELMSSEPFVDALEI; encoded by the coding sequence ATGGCGCGCATCTTGGACACGGCTCGAGACCGCGGTCCTGTCGAGGAAGACAGCACAGCACCGTTGGAGCCGATGCCGTTGGGCTTGGACATCGAGGCGCGCCGGGCAGAGATCGACGAGCGAAAGCTCGGTCTGGACCGGCTGGCCAAGCTGCGCGCCGAGTTGGCGAAGTTCGACTACGCCGCCGCTCTGCTGTCGGATCCGATCAATATCAGGTACGCGACGGGCTCGCGGAACATGGCGGTCTGGACGATGCACGCCCCCGGGCGGTATGTCTTCGTCCCGGTCGATGGACCGGTGGTGCTCTTCGAGTACGGCACGCCGGTGCAGATGGAGGCGCAGGGCGTCTTCAACCTGGCGACGGTCGACGAGGTACGCCCAGCGAGGCCCTGGTTCTTCTTCGACTCCGGTCCTCGGGTCGCGGAGAAGGTGCAGTGGTGGGCCACCGAGGTCATCTCCTTGATGCGCCAGCACAGCGGTGGCAACAACCGGCTCGCCGTGGACCGCTGCGAACCCTGGGGCGCGCAGTTGCTCATCGATGCCGGGTTCCGGCTGTTCGACGCCCAGGCACCGATGGAGCTGGGGCGTGCCGTCAAGACGTCCGAGGAGCTGAAGTGCCTGCAGCTCTCGGTGGATGTCGCCGACATCGGCATCAGCCGGATGCGTCGGGCGCTGCGGCCGGGGATCACCGAGAACCAGCTGTACGCGATCCTGCACGAGACCAACGTCGCGCACGACGGGGAGTGGGTCGAGTGCAAGCTGCTCACCTCCGGGGAGCGGACCAACCCGTGGTTCCAGGAGTGCAGCAACCGCGTCATCCAACCCGGCGACATCGTGGCGTTTGACACCGACATGGTGGGTCCGTACGGGTATCTCGCCGACCTGTCCCGAAGCTGGGTGTGTCCCGGCCGCAAGCCCACCGCGGAGCAGCGTCGGCTCTACGAGATCGCCCAGGAGCAGGTGCTGTTCAACATGGACCTGCTCAAGCCCGGACTGTCCTTCCAGGAGTTCGCCGACCGTTGCTGGCACATCCCGGAGGAGTTCATTCCCAACCGCTACGCCATGACGCTCCACGGTTCGGGGATGGTCGATGAGTATCCGAACCTCGCTCACGTCGTCGACTGGGAGGCGAAGGGCTACGACGGCATCTTCGAGGAGAACATGGTGCTGAGCGTCGAGAGCTACATCGGCGAGGTGGGCGGCAAGGAAGGCGTCAAGCTCGAGCAGCAGGTGCGGATCACCGCGACCGGCGCCGAGTTGATGTCCTCCGAGCCCTTCGTCGACGCCCTGGAGATCTAA
- a CDS encoding MFS transporter has product MPAAPTATIAPPTAQDRRKVITASFIGNFVEWFDYAAYGYLAATISKVFFPESDPTTALLATFAVFAISFLIRPLGGIIWGRIGDRVGRRTALSWSILIMSGATVCIALLPGYASIGLFAPVLLLLVRVVQGFSASGEYAGASSFLVEYAPPNRRGLYASVVPASTASGLLLGSLLAALLTGVLSDAQMHSWGWRLPFLLAAPMGLIGRYIRVKLEDTPVFRALEDKELPPAPLGQLFKENLRPLLIALGAAILNAVAFYVLLSYMPTYLSEELGFGASESFLATTVALVTYIGCIFFTGIASDRFGRKRMLITASVLFIVLSVPSFLLLDGAGFLLVVLIQVVMGGVLTLNDGTLPSFLSELFPTRVRYTGFAFSFNLANALFGGTAPFICTLLIAKTGSQVAPAWYLVAAAFVSLCAVLASSETFRKPLRDF; this is encoded by the coding sequence ATGCCGGCAGCGCCGACGGCGACGATCGCTCCACCCACCGCCCAGGATCGCCGCAAGGTCATCACCGCCAGCTTCATCGGGAACTTCGTCGAGTGGTTCGACTACGCCGCGTACGGCTACCTCGCCGCGACGATCTCCAAGGTGTTCTTCCCGGAGTCGGATCCGACCACCGCACTGCTGGCCACCTTCGCGGTGTTCGCCATCTCCTTCTTGATCCGGCCGCTCGGCGGGATCATCTGGGGCCGGATCGGCGACCGCGTCGGTCGCCGGACCGCGCTGTCCTGGTCGATCCTGATCATGTCCGGCGCCACCGTCTGCATCGCGCTGCTGCCGGGCTACGCGTCGATCGGGCTGTTCGCCCCGGTGCTGTTGCTGCTGGTCCGCGTCGTCCAGGGCTTCTCCGCCTCCGGTGAATACGCCGGTGCGTCGTCCTTCCTGGTCGAGTACGCGCCGCCGAACCGCCGGGGTCTCTACGCCTCGGTCGTCCCCGCCAGCACGGCCAGCGGCCTGTTGCTCGGCTCACTGCTGGCCGCGCTGCTGACCGGTGTCCTCTCCGACGCCCAGATGCACTCCTGGGGCTGGCGGCTGCCCTTCCTACTCGCCGCGCCAATGGGCCTGATCGGCCGCTACATCCGGGTCAAGCTCGAGGACACCCCGGTCTTCCGGGCGCTCGAGGACAAGGAGCTCCCGCCGGCCCCGCTGGGACAGCTGTTCAAGGAGAACCTGCGACCCCTGCTGATCGCCCTCGGTGCGGCCATCTTGAACGCCGTCGCGTTCTACGTGCTGCTCAGCTACATGCCCACGTACCTGTCCGAGGAACTGGGCTTCGGTGCCTCGGAGTCCTTCCTGGCGACCACGGTCGCGCTGGTCACCTACATCGGCTGCATCTTCTTCACCGGCATCGCCTCCGATCGATTCGGCCGCAAGCGGATGCTGATCACCGCCTCGGTGCTGTTCATCGTGCTGAGCGTGCCGTCCTTCCTGCTGCTCGACGGCGCCGGCTTCCTGCTCGTGGTGCTCATCCAGGTGGTGATGGGCGGCGTGCTCACCCTCAACGACGGCACCCTGCCGTCGTTCTTGTCCGAGCTGTTCCCGACCCGGGTCCGCTACACCGGCTTCGCCTTCAGCTTCAACTTGGCCAATGCGCTGTTCGGCGGCACCGCACCCTTCATCTGCACCCTGCTGATCGCCAAGACCGGCAGCCAGGTCGCGCCCGCGTGGTATCTGGTGGCCGCCGCTTTCGTCTCGCTCTGCGCGGTGCTGGCCTCCAGTGAGACCTTCCGCAAGCCGCTACGAGATTTCTGA
- a CDS encoding aminopeptidase P family protein, with protein MDMGRFKTFHNGDKAAQTFSAGEMGRRIATLRQLMRSTGIDAVLFTSYQNINYYSDFLYTAFGRPYGLVITADTHTTISAGIDAGQPWRRSFSENVVYTDWQRDNYEFTVASLLAEAGVTTGRLGVEDDQIPGLLRDRVAGAVPGLELVDISQAVMRQRMIKSPEEIALIREGARIADLGGEAVAAAVTEGIPEYEVALAGTQAMVREIARSYPAAELRDTWVWFQSGVNTDGAHNWATSRKVQQGDILSLNCFPMIAGYYVALERTLFYGEPSPEALHYWDVNVRVHERGLQLIRPGAVCSEIAAELNEIYAAEGLLSYRTFGYGHSFGVLCHYYGREAGLELREDIHTVLEPGMVVSMEPMITIPEGMPGAGGYREHDILVVGTDGAENITKFPFGAEHNILGR; from the coding sequence ATGGACATGGGACGGTTCAAGACCTTCCACAACGGAGACAAGGCCGCCCAGACCTTCTCCGCCGGCGAGATGGGCCGCCGAATCGCGACCCTGCGCCAACTGATGAGGAGCACCGGCATCGATGCCGTGCTGTTCACCAGCTATCAGAACATCAACTACTACAGCGATTTCCTCTACACGGCGTTCGGCCGCCCCTACGGGCTGGTGATCACCGCCGACACCCACACGACGATCTCCGCAGGCATCGACGCCGGCCAGCCCTGGCGGCGCAGCTTCAGTGAGAACGTGGTTTACACCGACTGGCAGCGGGACAACTACGAGTTCACGGTGGCCAGCCTGCTTGCCGAGGCCGGGGTGACCACCGGTCGGCTGGGTGTCGAGGACGATCAGATCCCGGGCCTGCTTCGGGATCGGGTGGCCGGCGCGGTGCCCGGCCTGGAGCTGGTCGACATCTCGCAGGCCGTGATGCGACAGCGGATGATCAAGTCACCGGAGGAGATCGCGCTGATCCGCGAGGGCGCTCGGATCGCCGATCTGGGCGGTGAGGCCGTGGCGGCCGCGGTCACCGAGGGGATTCCCGAGTACGAGGTGGCGCTGGCCGGCACCCAGGCGATGGTGCGGGAGATCGCTCGGAGCTACCCGGCCGCGGAGCTGCGTGACACGTGGGTGTGGTTCCAGTCCGGGGTGAACACCGACGGTGCGCACAACTGGGCCACCAGCAGGAAGGTCCAGCAAGGCGACATCTTGTCGTTGAACTGCTTCCCGATGATCGCCGGCTACTACGTGGCGCTGGAGCGGACCCTGTTCTACGGCGAGCCGAGCCCTGAGGCGCTGCACTACTGGGACGTCAACGTCCGCGTACACGAGCGTGGTCTGCAACTGATCCGGCCCGGTGCCGTGTGCAGCGAGATCGCCGCCGAGCTGAACGAGATCTACGCAGCCGAGGGTCTGCTGTCCTATCGGACCTTCGGGTACGGGCACTCCTTCGGGGTGCTCTGCCACTACTACGGACGCGAGGCCGGGCTGGAGCTGCGCGAGGACATCCACACGGTGCTGGAGCCTGGGATGGTCGTCTCGATGGAGCCCATGATCACCATCCCGGAGGGGATGCCCGGTGCCGGCGGCTATCGCGAGCACGACATTCTGGTGGTCGGCACCGACGGGGCGGAGAACATCACGAAGTTCCCGTTCGGTGCCGAGCACAACATCCTCGGTCGCTGA
- a CDS encoding IclR family transcriptional regulator: MLLNGLKVLETFTIEEPLLGVTEIAGRVGMHKSSVSRILALLEQGHYVERDSSSGRFQLGLGVIGLAGPLLADLDVRRAAHPALERLSRCTGETSALMVWNGLGAVVVEQVASTHNVKHTAAIGTRYESPANASVQVFLAAQPAAERRALFDRLMLASGASDPDAWKSYRAAIEDVHGKGFAINDGRTSAEEVGIAAPIHDHRGETVGVVLLSAPRFRVQQQLLDPLARNVVDSAREIDERLGYRRSGQRGH, from the coding sequence GTGCTGTTGAACGGCCTGAAAGTGTTGGAGACGTTCACGATCGAGGAGCCGCTGCTCGGCGTGACCGAGATCGCGGGCCGCGTCGGCATGCACAAGTCCAGCGTCTCCCGCATCCTGGCACTGCTCGAGCAGGGGCACTACGTCGAGCGGGACAGCAGCAGCGGACGCTTCCAACTCGGCCTCGGGGTGATCGGTCTCGCGGGCCCACTGCTGGCCGATTTGGACGTACGCCGGGCCGCTCATCCCGCGTTGGAGAGGCTCAGCCGTTGCACCGGCGAGACGTCGGCGCTCATGGTGTGGAACGGTCTGGGCGCGGTCGTCGTCGAGCAGGTGGCCAGCACACACAACGTCAAGCACACGGCCGCGATCGGCACCCGCTACGAGTCGCCGGCCAACGCGTCGGTGCAGGTGTTCCTCGCCGCTCAGCCGGCGGCCGAGCGGCGGGCCCTGTTCGACCGTCTGATGCTCGCGTCCGGTGCATCAGACCCGGACGCGTGGAAGAGCTATCGAGCAGCGATCGAGGACGTGCACGGCAAGGGTTTCGCCATCAATGATGGGCGGACGTCGGCCGAGGAGGTCGGTATCGCCGCACCGATCCACGACCACCGGGGCGAGACCGTCGGTGTGGTCCTGTTGTCGGCTCCTCGGTTCCGGGTCCAGCAGCAGCTGCTCGACCCGCTGGCCCGCAATGTGGTCGACTCCGCCCGTGAGATCGACGAGCGACTCGGCTATCGGCGGAGCGGTCAGCGCGGCCACTGA
- a CDS encoding IclR family transcriptional regulator: MTPPEGEEQDNGVQPVRSLDRAISILEVLARRGSAGVTEIAAEVSLHKSTVFRLLATMEARGLVEQDSNRGRYSLADGIVRLAEGAHKRHDLALIGRDICVALAQEVGESVYIAIRDGRDVVSIDQVIGPSSLTTLSEVGRRDPLHASSCGKVFLADLPAPELQSYIDGGLPRLTGYTLVDAAALKADLALVLSRGYATTWEEQEPGLTAVAAPIRVADGHLVAAISVSGPSFRLVPPMIPGIAARLIRAAEQISDRIR, from the coding sequence GTGACCCCGCCCGAAGGGGAAGAACAAGACAACGGGGTGCAACCTGTCCGGTCGCTTGACCGAGCGATCTCCATCCTGGAGGTTCTGGCACGACGCGGCTCAGCGGGTGTCACGGAGATCGCCGCTGAGGTGTCGCTGCACAAGTCGACAGTGTTTCGCCTGTTGGCCACGATGGAGGCGCGCGGCCTGGTCGAGCAGGACTCGAATCGGGGTCGATACTCTTTGGCAGACGGCATCGTGCGGCTCGCCGAGGGAGCCCACAAACGACACGACCTGGCACTGATCGGCCGCGACATCTGCGTGGCGCTCGCCCAGGAGGTCGGCGAGTCCGTCTACATCGCGATCCGAGACGGCCGAGACGTCGTCAGCATCGACCAGGTGATCGGGCCGTCGAGCCTCACGACCCTCAGCGAGGTGGGCCGGCGCGACCCACTGCATGCCAGCTCGTGCGGCAAGGTGTTCCTGGCCGACCTCCCGGCTCCGGAACTCCAGTCCTACATCGATGGCGGGCTGCCGCGCCTCACCGGCTACACACTCGTCGACGCCGCTGCTCTGAAGGCCGACCTCGCGCTGGTGTTGAGTCGCGGGTATGCGACCACCTGGGAGGAGCAGGAGCCTGGGCTGACCGCCGTCGCCGCGCCGATCCGAGTCGCCGACGGCCATCTGGTTGCGGCCATCTCGGTGTCGGGACCGTCGTTCCGGCTGGTGCCGCCGATGATCCCCGGCATCGCGGCCCGTCTCATTCGAGCGGCAGAGCAGATCTCGGATCGCATCCGCTAA
- a CDS encoding ribonuclease HI family protein, with translation MTLIAAADGSALGNPGPAGWGWYVDADRWACGGWPHGTNNMGELTAVLDLLQQTADLDDELLVYCDSTYVINSITKWMPGWKRKNWRKGDGKPVQNVEIMKALDAAMQGRRVRFEWVKGHAGHELNEEADRLANGAAVAYSQGKRPDPGPGIGAAAAGADPHAAYTPTAAPELEADLFSLLTEDVGPSDEERVVALERDLLTDEVRSDPAAVAALLHPDWAEIGRSGRLWSRDEMLAAIGPLAEQITLDVITVTRVAQDVILLVWRASTDRRTTLRSTLWVRHGGDWQARFHQGTDED, from the coding sequence GTGACACTGATCGCTGCCGCCGACGGATCCGCACTCGGCAACCCTGGCCCGGCAGGATGGGGCTGGTACGTCGACGCCGACCGCTGGGCCTGCGGCGGCTGGCCGCACGGCACCAACAACATGGGTGAGCTGACCGCGGTGCTGGATCTGCTGCAGCAGACCGCCGACCTGGACGATGAGCTGCTGGTCTACTGCGACTCGACGTACGTGATCAATTCGATCACCAAGTGGATGCCCGGCTGGAAGCGCAAGAACTGGCGCAAGGGCGATGGCAAGCCGGTCCAGAACGTCGAGATCATGAAGGCGCTCGACGCCGCCATGCAAGGGCGCCGGGTGCGTTTCGAATGGGTCAAGGGTCACGCCGGGCACGAGCTCAACGAGGAGGCCGACCGGCTGGCCAACGGTGCCGCCGTCGCGTACAGCCAGGGGAAGCGGCCCGACCCGGGACCAGGTATCGGAGCGGCCGCAGCCGGGGCGGACCCGCATGCGGCATACACGCCGACGGCGGCACCGGAACTGGAGGCGGATCTCTTCTCTCTGCTGACCGAGGATGTCGGCCCGAGTGACGAGGAGCGGGTGGTCGCCCTCGAACGGGACCTGCTGACCGATGAGGTGCGGTCCGATCCTGCTGCCGTTGCGGCCCTGTTGCACCCGGACTGGGCCGAGATCGGACGATCCGGCCGGCTGTGGTCGCGGGACGAGATGCTTGCGGCGATCGGCCCGCTCGCCGAGCAGATCACCCTCGACGTGATCACAGTGACGCGTGTCGCCCAGGATGTGATCCTGCTCGTCTGGCGAGCCAGCACCGATCGGCGGACCACGCTGCGCAGCACCCTGTGGGTGCGTCACGGTGGGGACTGGCAGGCACGCTTCCACCAGGGCACCGACGAGGACTGA
- a CDS encoding aromatic ring-hydroxylating oxygenase subunit alpha: MSRQPRPAVPSIDIEELVARREPGFSLEAPFYTHPDVYDLDLDAIFRKHWLFCAAEAEIPDPGDYVTIEIGATSVIIVRDDDESVYALHNVCRHRGSRIIEDACGSVGNLVCPYHQWTYRTDGSLIHAEATQEGFNRSQFGLKRINVRTVAGLIFVCLSDDPPADFDEVASKIEPYLTPFQLGGLKVAHQTDLVEEGNWKLVMENNRECLHCDAGHPELTSAYFPFLQSDVTEVPPRQQQLYERYLKALDRLAITGAAAGIPQRTYRELDNRATGFRITHFPLDGDGASFGWDGKQICKKLIGDIVDPAFGDMSLHYQPNSWFHFCSDHAVVFRALPVAPDKTIVRTTWLVHPDAVEGVDYDIPTLTEVWEATNTEDRRFVELAQRGATDPAYVPGPYATIEDDVNDFVSWYIKRLANHFGGGRDHLGLVAQAAVGN, translated from the coding sequence ATGAGCCGTCAGCCCAGACCCGCCGTCCCGTCCATCGACATCGAGGAGCTGGTCGCTCGTCGCGAACCCGGCTTCAGCCTCGAGGCGCCCTTCTACACCCACCCGGACGTCTACGACCTCGACCTTGATGCCATCTTCCGCAAGCACTGGCTCTTCTGTGCTGCGGAGGCCGAGATCCCCGATCCCGGTGACTACGTGACGATAGAGATCGGCGCCACCTCGGTGATCATCGTTCGGGACGACGACGAGTCGGTGTACGCGCTGCACAACGTATGTCGGCATCGTGGCTCACGGATCATCGAGGATGCCTGCGGCTCGGTCGGCAACCTGGTCTGCCCCTACCACCAGTGGACCTACCGAACCGACGGTTCGCTGATCCACGCCGAAGCCACGCAGGAGGGATTCAACCGTTCGCAGTTCGGGCTCAAGCGAATCAACGTACGCACGGTGGCCGGCCTGATCTTCGTCTGCCTGTCCGATGACCCACCGGCCGACTTCGACGAGGTCGCCAGCAAGATCGAGCCGTACCTGACCCCGTTCCAGCTGGGCGGGCTGAAGGTTGCCCACCAGACCGACCTGGTGGAAGAGGGCAACTGGAAGCTGGTCATGGAGAACAACCGGGAGTGCCTGCACTGCGATGCCGGCCACCCCGAGCTGACCAGCGCCTACTTCCCGTTCCTGCAGTCCGACGTGACCGAGGTGCCCCCGCGGCAGCAGCAGCTGTACGAGCGGTATCTGAAGGCTTTGGATCGCCTCGCGATCACTGGGGCCGCAGCCGGCATCCCACAGCGGACCTACCGCGAGCTCGACAACCGGGCCACCGGGTTCAGGATCACCCACTTCCCACTCGACGGCGACGGCGCCTCCTTCGGCTGGGACGGCAAGCAGATCTGCAAGAAGCTGATCGGCGACATCGTCGACCCGGCTTTCGGTGACATGTCGTTGCACTACCAGCCCAACTCGTGGTTCCACTTCTGCAGCGACCACGCGGTGGTGTTCCGGGCACTCCCGGTGGCGCCGGACAAGACGATCGTGCGCACCACCTGGCTCGTCCACCCCGATGCCGTCGAGGGTGTCGACTATGACATCCCGACCCTCACCGAGGTGTGGGAGGCGACCAACACCGAGGACCGCCGTTTCGTGGAGTTGGCGCAACGCGGCGCAACCGATCCGGCCTACGTGCCCGGGCCGTACGCGACGATCGAGGACGACGTCAACGATTTCGTCAGCTGGTACATCAAGCGTCTGGCCAACCACTTCGGCGGCGGACGCGACCACCTCGGTCTGGTTGCCCAAGCTGCCGTCGGAAACTGA
- a CDS encoding LURP-one-related/scramblase family protein — protein MGLLGRRGGAEGSGRPLAAAVATGAVVGAAGARSASAHRAVAGGSRYQMRQRMFSIGNDFFITDAQGQTAFKVDGKLLRVRSTLFFEDAGGNQLYKIQERMLRVRDSMTIERPDGSAAAKVHNALITPLRDRWTIDIPGGAGMSTKGNIVNHEYRIEQGGAVVATVSKRWFRIRDTYGVETAPGQDDALLLAITVVIDMMAHEGR, from the coding sequence GTGGGATTGCTGGGACGACGTGGCGGAGCCGAGGGTTCGGGCCGGCCATTGGCCGCGGCCGTGGCGACGGGTGCGGTGGTGGGTGCCGCGGGAGCCAGATCCGCTTCCGCACATCGGGCAGTGGCCGGCGGATCGCGCTATCAGATGCGGCAGCGGATGTTCTCGATCGGGAACGACTTCTTCATCACCGATGCGCAGGGGCAGACCGCCTTCAAGGTGGACGGCAAGCTGCTGCGCGTCCGCTCGACGCTGTTCTTCGAGGACGCCGGCGGCAACCAGCTCTACAAGATCCAGGAACGGATGCTGCGGGTGCGCGACTCGATGACGATCGAGCGGCCCGACGGGTCCGCGGCCGCCAAGGTGCACAACGCCCTGATCACGCCGTTGCGGGATCGCTGGACGATCGACATACCGGGCGGGGCGGGCATGTCCACCAAGGGCAACATCGTCAACCACGAATATCGGATCGAACAGGGCGGCGCCGTCGTGGCGACCGTATCCAAGCGGTGGTTCCGGATCCGGGATACGTACGGAGTGGAGACGGCACCCGGCCAGGACGACGCGTTGCTGCTGGCGATCACCGTGGTGATCGACATGATGGCGCACGAGGGGCGGTGA
- a CDS encoding alpha/beta hydrolase — MRRIAAMMVAAALLLATAGVGASEASPTVDKRQQTEAGYQPPPITWRACDDERFTQWGMACGTLTVPLDYSKPRGAKIRLAVSKLPHRSSAKDYQGIMLVNPGGPGGSGLSLAVLGIGSIIPGNGDDDYDWIGFDPRGVGDSEPALSCDSGYFGYNRPNYVPTTGKIERAWLTKSARYAADCRRSEARRLLGHMTTRDTVADMDSLRRALGQKQINFYGFSYGTYLAQTYASLHPNQVRRFVMDGNVDPRGVWYEDNLGQNHAFETTINVWFGWLAKHNDVFGLGDNADVVAAGYYRQLAELDKSPALGVIGPSELNDVLVGAGYYVYDWVGLGEAYAALVNENDPTLIKAYYDDANPQTEGSDNGYAVYLGVQCTDAAWPQRWSQFRLDSWRSFATAPFLTWNNTWFNAPCLSWPAKSGKPIKVDGRKVSSKILLISETLDPATPYAGSLEVRRLFPSASLIEGVGGTTHSGSLSGVECTDNAIGAYLEDGTVPTRRPGNRSDLQCPPVPQPDPTADARVRQQTPDRDQQIRDLLRKTLEDAQR, encoded by the coding sequence ATGCGGCGAATCGCGGCGATGATGGTGGCGGCGGCGCTCCTGTTGGCGACAGCGGGAGTGGGGGCGAGTGAGGCATCGCCCACCGTGGACAAACGACAGCAGACGGAGGCCGGATATCAACCGCCGCCGATCACGTGGCGCGCCTGCGACGACGAACGGTTCACCCAGTGGGGGATGGCCTGCGGCACCTTGACGGTCCCGCTGGACTACAGCAAACCTCGTGGCGCCAAGATCCGGCTCGCCGTGTCCAAGCTGCCCCATCGCTCATCGGCGAAGGACTATCAGGGCATCATGCTGGTAAACCCGGGTGGGCCGGGCGGCTCGGGTCTCAGCCTCGCCGTGCTGGGCATCGGCAGCATCATCCCCGGCAACGGCGACGACGATTACGACTGGATCGGGTTCGATCCGCGGGGCGTGGGAGACAGCGAGCCCGCGCTGAGCTGCGACAGCGGCTACTTCGGCTACAACCGACCCAACTATGTGCCGACGACGGGCAAGATCGAACGTGCGTGGCTGACCAAGTCGGCCCGTTATGCGGCGGACTGTCGGCGCAGCGAAGCGCGCCGCCTGCTGGGGCATATGACGACGCGGGACACCGTCGCCGACATGGACAGCCTTCGGCGGGCGCTCGGCCAGAAGCAGATCAACTTCTACGGATTCTCGTACGGGACCTATCTCGCTCAGACCTACGCGTCATTGCACCCCAACCAGGTGCGTCGGTTCGTGATGGACGGTAACGTCGACCCGCGGGGCGTTTGGTACGAGGACAATCTGGGCCAGAATCATGCGTTCGAGACGACGATCAACGTCTGGTTCGGCTGGCTGGCCAAGCACAACGACGTGTTCGGTCTGGGCGACAACGCCGACGTCGTCGCTGCCGGTTACTACCGGCAGTTGGCGGAGTTGGACAAGTCACCGGCACTGGGCGTCATCGGGCCGTCCGAGCTCAATGACGTGCTGGTCGGCGCCGGCTATTACGTCTACGACTGGGTCGGTCTCGGCGAGGCGTACGCAGCGCTTGTGAACGAGAATGACCCGACGCTGATCAAGGCGTACTACGACGATGCCAACCCGCAGACCGAGGGCAGCGACAACGGATACGCGGTGTACCTGGGCGTTCAGTGCACCGACGCGGCATGGCCGCAACGGTGGTCGCAGTTCCGGCTGGACAGCTGGCGGTCGTTCGCCACCGCCCCGTTCCTGACGTGGAACAACACCTGGTTCAACGCGCCGTGTCTGAGCTGGCCGGCCAAGTCGGGCAAGCCGATCAAGGTCGATGGTCGGAAGGTGTCGAGCAAGATCCTGCTGATCAGTGAGACCCTCGATCCAGCCACCCCGTACGCCGGCAGCCTGGAGGTCCGGCGGCTCTTCCCGTCGGCTTCGCTGATCGAAGGGGTGGGCGGCACGACCCATTCGGGTTCGCTGAGCGGCGTCGAGTGCACCGACAACGCGATCGGCGCCTACCTCGAGGACGGGACGGTGCCGACCCGCCGCCCGGGGAACCGCTCCGACCTGCAGTGCCCGCCGGTGCCGCAGCCCGATCCGACGGCCGATGCGCGGGTGCGGCAACAGACCCCTGACCGCGATCAGCAGATCCGGGATCTGCTGCGCAAGACCTTGGAGGACGCCCAGCGTTGA